The Lathyrus oleraceus cultivar Zhongwan6 chromosome 5, CAAS_Psat_ZW6_1.0, whole genome shotgun sequence genome includes the window TGGGAAGATCCCAACACACCACCGAAGCCCTaactctggtcttcttctccggtggacctcaccagactggtcccCCCACCAACCACCATTAAAATAAAAAGTGAgtacactattttaaagagaaaatgctcaTAAGCTagaatctggcctcaatttcacccaattccaagtatattgaaagattagtggacttgaagtttgaggtgcatgatctgagttgctttgatttggcctcaaagcaactcaatcttgttgcctacattggtaggacttcagctAACAAAAAATTACTTgaaataatggagaattgagagagaatcgaagagagaaagtttcacaaaattcaccttctgtttgcagtgatgaagctcaACTTGGATCTCAATTGTCTTGAGCTTGCTTttacttgcttgcaggagatgaaaGGGATGATCAAAAGGCTTGGatccttggagtttcaattccaaaaacagaagtggaattaaaactcgatttcaagtgaaatcttcaaggtTATCCTATCAATGAATGTTAGGGAAGATGAAACTCAAAGCTTGGGCAAATGGGTCTTCACTCCACACTCTTTCAAATTTTGGCCAAAAATAGTATTGTGATGTGCATGATTGCATGGATGTGTGATATGCCCATGAAATAATGTAAACAGATCCAAATTCACTTTCAAATGATGCTGCAACTttaacatgaagccatgcaatgtgTATTTGAAAGATCATGAACTTTTGAATTagggccatgcattacacccacGCGCAAGTCCCttaattcttgtccaaatgaagtgattttcaactttttagaaaggtgacatcaaggggaacaactttgatgttgaacacatttccatttggagcttgaatcatgatgatttttaaggtggaagtgggagaaatcaaacatagttaaaaaaattctaagtataaagtcaaatgaccacttaTTCCACTTTGAATAACTgttgctatgagcttcaaatgaacatggtttcttcataaaagttgtatatatttcattaatatttaatttgttcacaaatttgatataatttggatttttcatgagggagttatgtattttagacgttgaggaaaattgcttgttcaatggtgatgacccaaaatgacctataatatttcctcttggcaaatgcccttgcaagttgaatttgacatttatcaaagaatcaaagttggataagatatctttaaattgatcatgaaacatggatgTCCTTCATgtaataaaaattgagcaagttatggtccttggaagttgaccttctaactagggcacagacaaaatgacctataatgtttcaccataaaaaatgactttccaagaaaaactagctctttatgccaacatgaaaattgtttggaatgtcataaagagtaacatttatattggaataattttcatattacaaaaagtgtaggagatagggtctagggaaccccagttttgactagttgactttctctggtcaacctctttgaaccaacttgcaaacttgaagttatcttgatctttaaggatcatggaggatcatatattcttgatattatgtataatgaagtatccctttatatatttgaccaattgttgaagaaacttgctgagaaagtcacacaagatacccagatgaattagagcttccaaggcaaacaaacttcaaactcttgatgaattcttgaccaaaatgataaatgaagaacatggggatacatatatgatgtttataaccaaTGGTGAACCATTCCCTGATTGATCTTTTGCTATGAGGGTCTCAAACTCTAGTTGTAAGCTCGATAAGGCATatgtggatgcacacactacctacaaaagaaacaaagctatacatagacacatttttggtgttttggttagtaaataaaagaaaataaagtatgatacaatcaaatgtgttcggtgatctctcccaatgcaaacccaatgaatgagggtaaggaggatgccaatgtgtgatcccaaaaccaatgcaaatgatgagatagcatgagggatcttagggtcaaaattagggtcttacaatacTCTCTAAATCGTGTTTTGCTCTCTAATTTTTGTAATCCTCATCAGAGTGCGAAAATCCCCCTTAAAAAGAGCTCATAATTGACTAGACGCGTAAAAAAAACTCCAGAAAAAGGGACCATCGTGCGTGATGACCTGTACCGCGCGCGCGATGCAACTTTTATGGCCCTTATCACGCGCACGATGCTGCGCAATGGTGCATGTGATTTTTCCCGGAGCTACACTCTTTTTGCTCCCTTTTCACccaaattttcactaagtccacaatcTTCATACTTAGTTATTTTTTCCTTattctttggtctttcttcttcattttggctcatctttcacttgttttgatCCGATTCTTCGATTAAATTCATGCAATGACATACTGTCATCAACGTGTACCTTGCAAAGCCCTTATTCTATAGAATATAAACAAGAGCTTTGAAAATTCTTATGTGTCGTTTGCAAGGCCCACAAAGAAAGACCCAAGAGTGAACCTCAAGTTGAAAGGCACGCATAACACGTAGACCTTTGTTATAACCAAAAGCAGACAATTCCTCCCTCCAGTGCATCAATCACCGCCCAATCCAATCTAACAACTATATGCATAACACGCCACATCATACACAAGTAATTTCAACTACTTTTAGTATATAAGGATAAAATGCATCATTTCAGATATTCACATCCATTCTCACTCACATATTACTTCTggattttttaattgatttaagCATTGAAATACTAAACTTGTAGACCAACCTCCTCTCCGTCATATTAGAAATACTGACCCAGTACAATAAGACACAACTTCAATATCTCATCTCTCATTTCTAATTCCTAACAAAATATTAATCATTATACATATTCATCGAACACAGCCTAATCTAATATAAAaagataataaaaaaaattgttttaaataACTAAAAGTCAATAAAATATTGAAGTTTATAAGTAGTTATATTAAAATTCAAACTTTTCCAATATTTGATGGTTATCATTCATCAAGACATTCATCAAGACAATAAACAAATATTTAAATTTAACCCATACTTTTCTTTAATGATAAATTTTTACTCTATACTTTTATTTTCTTACCATGCAAATAACAACATAACATAATATTAATTCCTGCAAAAGTATTGACCCGATATATATAGTCTTTCTTTTTCCTTTCTGCCTAAATTTTCTCTCTCTGTGTTCGGTCTTTGTCTCGATTCTCAATTGCGAATGATAATTGCAGAAACCCCAACCCTCCTCACCCCACCCACCTTCTAGATCGACTCAGGTTctattcatttttcatttttcaattcTCAATTAGTTTTAGTTTTTTTTGTTGCATTTATTCTTTTCGAAAAAAACGTTTTTTGTTTGTCCTTCGATCACCCTTTGAATTTTCTGATTGATTTCGGTTGTTGGGTTTTTCTGGTTTTGTTTCATATAATCAATCCTCTTTAGAGTATGATTTTAGGGTTCTTATGATTTGGAACTTGATTAGTTGAAATCTCAATGATGGGTAGGTGGATTTTGTGTTGGGGAGAAATTGGATTGTatcaattttgtttttttttgtgtatattttttgAATTAGAAATAAAAATTTGGATTTTGGAAAATTCATATTCTTATGTTCTAACTCTGATTTCTGCATTTGATTTAGTGGTTGAAAATTGAAACTTTAACATTACAATTTAATTTGGTAGTACAGTTTTCAATTTtgtatttgattttttttggtaGCATCTATCTAAAGTTTTTTACTGATCACTTGTTAGGGTATCTTATTTCTTTTGGAGACCTGAGATGGTAACTGAATGACGGTGGCGTTTTAAGCTGATTTCAGAAACTTTGCCCTCTGGTTCCATTTGATGTTGAACTATATGAATTATGGACAAAGGGCGGCAATGATTGAAGTCAGATGAAAATCCAGGAGATTGGTGTTAGTAGAGAGGCTGAagttgttattattattattactactaATGGCTCTGAAGTTTATAGCTATTTCGGCGGTTTCGACAGTGTTAAGTTTTGTAGGTCTTCAGTTTTGCACAGATTTGTCATTAGATAAACTTAAATCAGATGGACTAGTTGGATGGAATTCAATTCACTTGGATAATGTCGACCAGGACGCCGAGTTACCTTTGGGTTTGTATACCACCATAGGGTTGTTTACGAATTGCTTGGTCAATGTATTTGTCCTTCTCAATCTTTGTCTCAAGGTGAGTTTGTTGTGGAATAGTAGTCACTACTACTAGTTACTAATATGAAGTATTTATAGATTATGCGACATGTTTATATGCAATGTGGTTTGTGTATTGAGAAGGTTTGGCAAATGATGTGTATTTTAATATTATATGCCGAATTTTCCCCGATTTATTTCAAACCAAGATAGAGGGTGAAACACATAGTGTTGACTGTTGAAGTAGAATGATTAAGTGCTTGAGTGTGATTTTCATTCTTTTAGTGTTGCTATATGAAACACTTCAATTTGAAGGCATTTCGGGTGTCTGACACCAACGGAACGCCGAGACATGTGATTACAtttactttttcttttttctcaAATTATTATTTGTCTCGGCATGTTAGTGCCGTGCCCGATGTCTATGTTAGTTCTTCATATAAAAAGAATAAGGTCCCAAAAGTTGTGATGGTCAATTATTATAACATGTTTTTACTGCCTGCACAAACTTTTTTTTTTTATCGAAAAAGGTTCAATAATGCTTTACATTCCCCACTTTTTTTACTTCGTAAGTAATTTAGTAGGCCACAAGGGTATCCATGATATTttttccatggtggtataagtCATTTTTACCATTATCAAAATTGTTCTTTTTGTTCACAGTCCTTCTTATCACATGCAGGCTATGTTTTTCGCAGAGTTGTATCCGTCTGAATCTCGTAAATTGGTTGAACGTCTCGTGAATTATGTCATTTACAAGGTTAGTGCTTTTAAGTTGCTGTTGTTTATGAGTCTAATTAGCTTTGCAAAGTAATTAGTTTTGGCAAATGATGAGTCACAAACCGATGCTACTTTATTGTTATTTATCATGTGCCGGTGCATGAACAGGGGGCATTTCTTCCGTTGATTGTGCCACCGACACTTTATCAGGCAGGTCTTTGGACAGCTTGGTTGGCCGTGCTTTGTTCTTTAAAGGTATTTATATTATACTAGAAGAGGCCATATTGAAGTTATTCTGCCGAGATTTTATATGTACAAACTGTTCATTAACATGTTCTTGCACATGTTTTACATATTTTCCATAGATGTTTCAAGCTCTGGCTAGAGATCGATTGGAGCGGCTGAATGCATCACCATCCGCCACACCATGGACATATCTTCGTGTATATTCAGcattgttatttattttcttgGTTGATGTTCTCTGGTAGGTCTTACTCTTTTTCGATACAAGCTTGTTTAACTTTGCTATTATCATTATCACAGCGGACATTCATCTTATGCCATATCAATTTAGGCTCTTGCTTTTCCTGTTTGAATATATGGCATAGTAAATCTGCATTGAACTTGTTTAGATTTAATTTCTATAAAGCACAAACTCCGATGCGGACACTAGGATAGGCACAGACACTCCGACACCGGCCCAGCACAAAGAGTGTCAAATCAATGAAAAATACCATTTTTTGGGGGGACACTTGTTTGACTTTTTTTGATGCTTGTCTGACTTTCCCGACACTTGCTTGACTTCTCTGACACGTGTTGTACGAATGTCATGAAGTGTCAGACACTGACATGTGTCGGACAGCGTGACACGTCCACTTGTAGAGGTATCTGTGCTTCATAGTTTAAGTTTGATGAAGGCTGAAACAATCACTTCTGTTATTATAATTTTATATCTTCGAATGCTTCTGACACTTCCCTTTTTATGCTCCTAGGATAAGGCTTTGTCTTGCAATATATACAACACATGGATCCTCTATGTTTCTGTTACTATTCTTTGAGCCTTTAAGTGTTGCCTTCGAAACCCTACAGGTATTTAAAATGCATCTTTGTAGATTTGAGATCTGCTCACATCATGCCTTGTTTAATGAAATTGTTTATGGTGCGATATGAATTGTAGGCCATTTTGGTACATGGATTTCAGTTGCTTGACATATGGATTCATCATTCGGCTTGCAGTAGTAGTGATATCCGAACACCTAAACTGCTTGACACATTAACTGCAGGTAGCTTGCATAAAAATCGGACTGCGTTAACACTTCTGAAATAATCTGATTACTGTGAATCTGTTTTGCTCATTTTCTTTCGAAAACTGATAACATGTCTATTAACTTTTCCATTTGAGCGTCCGAATTAAGTGGTGTAATGTAACTGTAGGTTCTTTACTGGAATGGAAGGGAGTTCTTATCCGGAACTTGGGATTTTTCCTTGACATGGCAACATTTTTCATGGCACTTGGTCATTACTTGTATATATGGCGGCTTCATGGCATGGCTTTCCATCTTGTAGACGCAGTGCTATTTTTAAATATACGTGTAAATATTTTTTGTACATCACTCATTCTTAATTTGACATAAATTTTACCGTCCACAGAAATTTAACCGACGATTGCATACTCTGCTGCCTGTACTCATTGATGTTTTTTGAGCAGGCGTTGCTTAGTGCAATAATAAATCGCGTAAAAGGATTTATTAGGCTAAGGATAGCTCTAGGATCACTTCATGCAGCTCTTCCCGATGCAACCGCCGAGGAGCTAAGAGCATATGACGATGAATGTGCTATTTGTAGAGTATGCTTGTTTGCCGAATCTTCGTCTTTCTGATTGATCTTGATGTTCGTTGGATATACTTTTGAGTAATACGATAATGTGCTTATGACAGGAAGCCATGGCTAAGGCTAAAAAGCTAAACTGCAATCACCTCTTCCATCTTGCATGTTTGAGATCTTGGTATGGTTTGATTTTATAAACTCGTATCTGTTTCTATTTGTGTTCATTTTAGTGAGTTACTATTTTGTTGCTGAATTGATTCTAGGTTGGATCAAGGCCTGACCGAGATGTATACTTGTCCAACATGCCGAAAGCCGCTTTTTGCAGGCCGACCTGAAAACGAAACGAATTCAAGTACAGGGGTAATATCTAGTGACGAGCAACTTGCACGCCAAATAAGTGCAGGATTTGATCGTCAAAACTCTGCTAGACATAACATGCCTGCAGGATTGTTTCCAAATCAGACACCTAACAACGCCGAAGGCGTTCCTTGGAGGTGCAATCTTCAAACTCCATGCTACATGGCCTTCTGTCTTTTTTCCTTGTTTTTTTCTTTAGTTGTATTGATGCATTCTTTTTTGCTCATTTTACTTTTCCTTATCTAGGGGTGCAGGAATGGAATCAGGGTGGTTACATTCTTGGCCGAATCCGGGTGTTGATGGAGCTGGTCCATCTACTGCTATCAGAACAGTAGGTCTCGGAAGAGTTCAAATGATGATGAGACATCTTGCATCAGTCGGAGAAACCTATGCTCAAACCACCTTTGATGATTCTTCTTGGAACCTTTGGCCTATAAATCCGTCTCAAGCTTCTGCGAGTGCTTCAACTTCGACGACCATTCCTCCCCCTGGTGTAAGATTGCCAGGAGGAAGTGGTGGTTTACATATAAGGACCAATTCACGATCTGCAAATGACAATGTAGCAAATGTACTTGCTATGGCCGAGACAGTCCGGGAGGTTCTACCTCATATTCCAGATGACATGATATTCCAGGTATTTAGGATTTTTTGCATTACATACATTATTTGAGCTCGCTGCAATGGTAAATATCGGCCAATATTGCGGATTTTTCTGCCATAATCTGCTATGACCAATGTAGTCAAGATCGAATGCTGTATCGTAAGATCATAAGTAAGACCTCGTGCTGGACTGCATTGGCTATGACAGTTCCACAAAGCTACCAGTATGGCGTGATTTTGACTGAGCCGTGGACCATCATCTTCCACGGATAACATTGATCAAGAAAAAATTGCATGCTTGATGTATTATATTTGCATTTAAAGCTTTTGATATTGTGCAGGACTTGCAGCGGACGAATTCTGTGACAGTTACTGTGAATAATCTTCTCCAAATGTGACTTTATTATTAAGCTCTTATTTTGATCATAAATTAATTGAAGAATCAAACAAGGACTTAGAGCTACAATTGTCGTTGGAGAGGCATAGACATATATCATTTTAATGTATATATAGAGTCAGCACATAAAAAATGTTGTACTCAAGAAAGATAGCAGAAAATATATAGGCTTTTTCTTTCTCTTTCATTTTCTCACCTTGAGTCATGAATGTAGTAAAAATAAATGTGGTGTATTTCTCCAAGTTGGGCAAGTTCTTTTCTGTGATTGTTGTTCATTTATAAATTTTTTGTAATTGTAATTGTTTGAATCTGTTGCTTCCTCTAAATGTTCTGTAATTGTAATTGTTTCATTGACCAATTTGTGTGCAACATGCACTAATGCATGTTTGTCAGATCATCGACCGGTTTGGTGAATTTAGGACCTCATCTGTTTCGCAAGTTTCTCAGGTTGGAGTCGAATGGTGTTTATGTTGATGCAGTTAGAAATATGTGAAACCATGTCTCCCATCTGTATAACATATAGTATGACCATTGCATTTGATCATGCATTTCGTCAAGTTAAGATCATTTCTCTGCATACGGTGAataaaaagtcaacaatttgaATTTTCTTCTAATCATCCTATGTTCAACATTCTTTCATGTCTAACTTGTTTCACAAGCATTCATGCATCCTATCTTTGTTTTAATCTCATAGCACATGTTAAGTCATTCCTTTGTTTCTCATAACACATGTTAAGTCATTCCTTTGTTTCTTTAAGTCAACATTTTTTCAAGAACTATTGTGCTAAATGGTTCCTCTTAAAAGACCAAAGACTTGATTTTGCTGACATTGAATTCTTGTACTTTTCATATACTTCCtctgttttttattataagtcgtttttgattttttatatatattaag containing:
- the LOC127085999 gene encoding E3 ubiquitin protein ligase RIN2, with the translated sequence MALKFIAISAVSTVLSFVGLQFCTDLSLDKLKSDGLVGWNSIHLDNVDQDAELPLGLYTTIGLFTNCLVNVFVLLNLCLKAMFFAELYPSESRKLVERLVNYVIYKGAFLPLIVPPTLYQAGLWTAWLAVLCSLKMFQALARDRLERLNASPSATPWTYLRVYSALLFIFLVDVLWIRLCLAIYTTHGSSMFLLLFFEPLSVAFETLQAILVHGFQLLDIWIHHSACSSSDIRTPKLLDTLTAGSLLEWKGVLIRNLGFFLDMATFFMALGHYLYIWRLHGMAFHLVDAVLFLNIRALLSAIINRVKGFIRLRIALGSLHAALPDATAEELRAYDDECAICREAMAKAKKLNCNHLFHLACLRSWLDQGLTEMYTCPTCRKPLFAGRPENETNSSTGVISSDEQLARQISAGFDRQNSARHNMPAGLFPNQTPNNAEGVPWRGAGMESGWLHSWPNPGVDGAGPSTAIRTVGLGRVQMMMRHLASVGETYAQTTFDDSSWNLWPINPSQASASASTSTTIPPPGVRLPGGSGGLHIRTNSRSANDNVANVLAMAETVREVLPHIPDDMIFQDLQRTNSVTVTVNNLLQM